In the Corynebacterium anserum genome, CGGACCGCCGCGTCAACCTGGGTCGTATAGATAGGCAATTGGCACGCGAGCTGTTCATCCGGCACGCTCTTGTAGAGGGAGACTGGACCACACGGCATCATTTCTTCAGCCGTAACCACACATTATTGGAACAAGCCACTCAATTAGAGGATAAAGCCCGCCGACGGGACATCATCGTTGATGACGAGACCCTCTTTAGCTTTTATGACAACCGCTTACCGGCTAGCATCGTGTCCGCGCGCCACTTTGACTCATGGTGGAAGAAAGCACGTCATAAGACACCCGACCTTCTGGACTTTGACCCAGATCATTTGATTGATTCTGCGGAAGGTGCAGCTGCAGCCGATGCGTTTCCTGATGTGTGGCACCAAGGATCACTGCAATTTGATCTCACCTACGTGTTCCAACCCGGTGATGCGAATGATGGCATAACCATGCGTGTTCCCCTTCCCCTGTTGGCAAATGTCGATCCACAGCACACGCAGTGGCTCGTAGCTGGTCTACGCCACGACTTGTGTGTGGCTCTCATTAAGAGCCTCCCGAAGCCTCTTCGACGCACGGTGGTGCCGGCGACCGATTTTGCGCGCACAGCACTGGAACGCATGGTTCCCTTCGATGGCCCTATTGACGAAGCGTTAGCTGGTGCATTGCGTTGTTTGGGCGGGACGGGGATACAGGCGGATGATTTCGATTGGTCACGAGTCCCAGACCATCTTCGGATGAATGTGGCAGCGATTGACCGCCGAGGAAAAGTGGTGGACAAAGATCGTGATCTCGAAGCTCTACAAAGCAGACTGGCCGGCCAGATCACGCGTGCGATTGCACAAGCCTCGGCCCGGTCATTCAGCTCTTCCGAGCTTTCTCAGCCCAACCCTCATGATGCGGCAAACCACAGCAGCATGAAGAAGCACACCGGTAAAACTTCGCGTCCCCGAACGGGAGGTGCCACTACCGGTGGTGTTCTTGCTCGGTCCGAGCAGTGGGATGTAGACGGTATTGGGGTGGTACCGGAAACTGTGGAAACTATTGTCGATGGCCAGTCCGTTGAAGCGTTTCCGGCCGTAGTGAGCGAAGATGGCGGGGTGGTGTTACGTGCTTTTCCGACGCTACAAGCAGCTACTGCCCAGCAATTCAAAACTGTTCATGGACTAATGATGGCGGCGGTTAATCCATCGCCAGCACAGATGGTCAAGGGGTTACCGTTGAGGCAGCGCGTGGCTCTCGAAAACTACCCGCACGGTGGGTTGAATGCCCTAGTGCAGGACATCACCGCTGCAGTGTGTAGTGATAGGCTCCGCGCCGTTGGAGCAGTTATTCGTGATCCTCAGAGATGTAACGAGGTAGTAGATAGCGCGCGACGTGAGGGTGCCTCGTGGGTACGCCGTGGTGTTGTAGAGATCGCCCCTGCCGTACTTGCCGTTACTGATATGTCTGAGGAGTTGAAGGGATGGACGGGTGACGTGATCGATGAGATGAATGAACAGTTGGATTTTTATTTGGGCAATCATGCTGTGGCTCGGCATGGTGTGGCTCAGCTCAAGCATGTGCCTCGTTATGTGCGAGCTATGAAAGCTCGATTGGAACTTATGGATAGCGATCCAGACCGCGAGGAAAACCTAGATGCGCTTGTTCACAGCGCTCTGCAGGATTATCAGGCCACCATCGACCGTCTACCGCGTAACCGCGTCGCATCGCCACAGCTCAAGGAAGTGAGGTGGATGATCGAGGAGCTGCGTGTGAGTTTGTTTGCTCAGAACTTGGGTACGGCGCGTTCGGTATCAGTGCCGCGCATCCGAAAGGCATTAGCGAAGATCCACTAGCAGCACTCCGCCAGGGCATACGGTTTCTGATACCTGGTGCATACGTGTTACTTACTCCCTTAGATCCGAGGCTTGCTGCGCCCGTCGATGTGCACGGAGGGACTCGATTTCATGCTCGAAGTCCTCTGCGCTATCGAATGATTTGTACACGGATGCGAAACGCAGATAGGCGACCTCATCTAAGTTTCGAAGAGGCTCGAGTATGGCAAGTCCAATTTGATTTGCTTGAACTTGGGAACCATGTACAGCACGAACGCTTTGCTCAACTTCATGAGCAAGACGTTTGAGCGCATCGTCCGATACGTTACGACCTTGACACGCGCGCCGAACTCCTTTGATGACCTTGTCGCGGCTGAATTCCTCGGTCACTCCTGAACGCTTAGTGACGAGGAGGATTGAGCGCTCCACGGTTGTAAATCTTGTGCCACAATCAATACATTCACGACGACGCCGAATGGAAACCCCATGTTCTACCGCTCGAGAGTCAACGACGCGGGAGTGATCTGAAGTACAGGATGGACACAACACATCAATCATCGTAGCGCGAAAGTCGCCACGACTATGAAGTAACAAATCAGTAGGTGAAGCTAAGCTCGCGCTACGAAAACAGTTTCTTCATGAGCCAAAAGGTCGTTAAATGGAAGCCCTCACACTAACGATATGAAGAAGGTGTTGAGCTTGACATCTCTACAGAGTGCACAGGCGAAGCGGGCGTTGATTCTTCGTCCATAAATAAAGGACTTAGCCCGAGGCAGAGCACAATACTTCCTACAGCGATGCTCACGCCTCCGCGAGACTGCGCCACCTTCAGAGTATTTTCCATCAGACGTTTAAGAGTCCCACCACGCACATTATCGAACATGGCATGTGATCCCTCGGTGAAACGTTGCCGACGACGAATCTGCGATCGAGAAGGAACAAAAGCTCTACCATGTCCTGATGTGTTCGATTTACTCTGCGTATCCCCCTCCAACCATGTTGGCTTGTGAGCGCGCCTAAATATTTCATGGTCAGCACCGACCCCGGTGGTTTTTGGTAAAGTTCGCACCTCGCGATGAGCAGAAACCCGCACGGCTGAGCGTTCTCTGCTGTCAGGAAACATAGTATTCATTGAGCATTCCTTTCATCTGCTGACATGAAAGCCAGGCGAACCAACATGAAAACTTCTGGCACACCCTCGGCGCCGATATGATTCAAGCAAATCCGAGGGACATTCGCTTTGGGTCGCGTTCGAATATCCGCCACCATTCGCCACTGTGTTCTATTTTAGTGATGACTCACAAAATAGCACGGACGTTCGAATCTGTCTAGCAATTTCTCAAACTTTTCGAACAAATGAGTCATAGAGTGTTCGATTTTTCGTGTATGGTGTTCATAGACATTCAGCTCGACGGGCAGTCTTCTCCCCCCCTTGCTCTCCGAGCCTCCGAAGCCCAGTGTTCATTCAGCACATACCCGTTCAGAAAGCAGGTACATCCATGGCACCGCGTGACCTCAACGATGAAGAGCTGCGATCAACCCGCCGTCGTCCAGGACGGCCACCCAAAAGCGCAGCCGATAAGTCTATGAGCGCCGGTAAGGACAAGTTGACTGACAGGCAACGGCGTATTCTTCAGGTGATTACTGACTCCACTGTCCTTCGCGGTTATCCACCAAGCATCCGCGAGATCGCTGATGCCGTGGGCCTTCAATCCACCTCTTCCGTGTCCTATCACTTAGGTCAATTGGAGAAGAAGGGTTATCTGCGTCGCGAAGACAAAAAGCCCCGCGCCGTGGATGTTCGGCACTTGAAAGAGGAGCCAAAGCCACGGCATATCGCCACGGCTGAACCGGCAGCCTCCGACGAACGTCCAGCCGCAACCTACGTGCCTGTCATCGGTCAGATAGCTGCCGGCAATCCAATCTTGGCTGAACAACACGTCGACGCAGTATTCCCTCTTCCTCCCGAATTGGTCGGCAGTGGTGAGCTATTCTTGCTCCAGGTCGTGGGAGAATCCATGCACGACGCTGGAATTTTTAATGGCGACTGGGTAGCTGTTCGTTCCCAAAAAGTTGCTGAGTTCGGAGACTTCGTTGCTGCAATGATTGATGGCGAAGCGACCGTTAAAGAGTTTCACAAAAACGTGGACGGTGTGTGGTTACTGCCCCACAATGATCTCTTCGAACCAATCCCCGCTGAAGAAGCAGAAATCCTCGGCAAGGTTGTCGCCGTGTTGCGTAAGGTCTAACTGCGTAGCTCCACCCGAGCCTTTTCCCCCTTCACAGCTAGCTTTCTGATGCTCGGCGCATAGCTTGTACCCCCGTGGGGGCTGCCTCCATACGTTCTCCACGGCAGCACTCGTTATACGATGAGAGACACGCGTGAATGCAGGGGCTATCGCAGCCCCAGTATTATCTTGTATTTTCCATAAGCCACGTCTTTATCTCACGTCCCGAGAAAGCCTCATTCCATGCCTTTGCAATCCGCCGAGCGTAGACGCCAAATTGCCTCCCTCGCAGCGGTACGCGGACGTGTGACAGTCATCGATCTTGCACAACAGTTCACAGTCACCGCCGAAACTATCCGCAGGGATCTCGCGATTCTCGACGCTGAAGGAATCCTCTGTCGTGTACATGGCGGTGCAGTTCCTGTCCGCAACTATCGAACGGACCTCACCAGCTACGAAGCTCGGGCAAAAGCTTCACTTGCTGCCAAGAAAGCCATTGCACGGCGTGCTGTTCAATTGCTGCCCGTTCCTGGCAGCACTATTTTCCTAGACGGCGGCACCACAACGGCCTTGATGGCTACACTCATGGCCGACATTCCACATCTCCAGGACAACGCGCCACCGTATTCAGTCATAACCAATTCCCTACCTGTGGCATT is a window encoding:
- the nrdR gene encoding transcriptional regulator NrdR produces the protein MLCPSCTSDHSRVVDSRAVEHGVSIRRRRECIDCGTRFTTVERSILLVTKRSGVTEEFSRDKVIKGVRRACQGRNVSDDALKRLAHEVEQSVRAVHGSQVQANQIGLAILEPLRNLDEVAYLRFASVYKSFDSAEDFEHEIESLRAHRRAQQASDLRE
- the lexA gene encoding transcriptional repressor LexA, translating into MAPRDLNDEELRSTRRRPGRPPKSAADKSMSAGKDKLTDRQRRILQVITDSTVLRGYPPSIREIADAVGLQSTSSVSYHLGQLEKKGYLRREDKKPRAVDVRHLKEEPKPRHIATAEPAASDERPAATYVPVIGQIAAGNPILAEQHVDAVFPLPPELVGSGELFLLQVVGESMHDAGIFNGDWVAVRSQKVAEFGDFVAAMIDGEATVKEFHKNVDGVWLLPHNDLFEPIPAEEAEILGKVVAVLRKV
- a CDS encoding DeoR/GlpR family DNA-binding transcription regulator, with translation MQSAERRRQIASLAAVRGRVTVIDLAQQFTVTAETIRRDLAILDAEGILCRVHGGAVPVRNYRTDLTSYEARAKASLAAKKAIARRAVQLLPVPGSTIFLDGGTTTALMATLMADIPHLQDNAPPYSVITNSLPVALSLADSTLFDIKLLGGKVRPQSRAVVGDTATRGIAVLRADVAFVGTSALTLNHGLSTPDEQEGAVKRAMVTNARQTIALCDSTKFGLDYLVSFASIEDLSMVITDDMASNDYVSALNEAGIHVEFAASPSDSTT